A region from the Desulfomarina profundi genome encodes:
- a CDS encoding helix-turn-helix transcriptional regulator: protein MSLLERVFYFHQEVVKGNFPNSKSLSAQFETSPATSKRDIAYLRDRLLAPLVFDREKNGYRYGDESFALPFENGPRIVFLLTMLNRFAGEAGLAELPEVQQLEKKLSTMVLPDYRKLLKKISCEWIEVETVDHHIFTVISDGLAREKFLNISYQALDKKNSTRKIAPLLIHNYQGRWYLLAYCNLREAVRLFHMARITTVEITDSPIPPGLSIDRQSLQESFGIFKGSLRCTAEILFTGTAAELVRNQFWHRDQETKETDEGLLLRLPVSDFREITMKILQYGSHAKVVSPPELQRIIISEINGMAGIYSSRNPGSLTK, encoded by the coding sequence ATGAGCCTGCTTGAACGGGTCTTCTATTTCCACCAGGAAGTGGTGAAGGGAAATTTCCCCAACTCAAAGAGTCTTTCGGCACAATTTGAAACTTCCCCGGCAACTTCCAAAAGAGATATTGCCTACCTGCGGGACCGCCTTCTGGCGCCCCTGGTCTTTGACCGGGAAAAAAACGGTTACAGATACGGGGATGAATCCTTTGCCCTCCCCTTTGAAAACGGCCCCCGCATTGTTTTTCTGCTCACTATGCTCAACAGGTTCGCCGGCGAAGCCGGGCTGGCAGAGCTGCCGGAAGTACAACAGCTCGAAAAAAAACTGTCCACCATGGTCCTGCCGGACTACCGGAAACTCCTGAAAAAAATTTCCTGCGAGTGGATAGAAGTGGAAACTGTTGACCACCATATTTTTACCGTAATTTCTGACGGATTGGCCAGGGAGAAATTCCTGAACATCTCCTATCAGGCTCTTGATAAAAAAAACAGCACCAGGAAAATCGCCCCCCTGCTCATTCACAACTACCAGGGACGCTGGTACCTGCTGGCCTACTGCAACCTGCGAGAGGCTGTTCGCCTCTTTCATATGGCCAGAATCACTACCGTGGAAATCACCGACAGTCCGATTCCACCAGGACTGAGCATTGACAGACAAAGCCTGCAGGAATCCTTTGGCATTTTCAAAGGTAGTCTCCGCTGTACTGCCGAAATTCTCTTCACGGGAACGGCGGCGGAACTGGTTCGCAACCAGTTCTGGCACAGAGATCAGGAAACAAAAGAGACCGACGAGGGATTACTGCTCCGACTTCCCGTCAGTGATTTCAGAGAGATCACCATGAAAATTCTGCAATACGGAAGCCATGCAAAAGTGGTCTCTCCACCAGAACTGCAAAGAATAATTATTTCTGAAATCAATGGAATGGCAGGTATATACAGTTCCAGAAACCCCGGCAGCCTCACAAAATAA
- the rpoN gene encoding RNA polymerase factor sigma-54, whose product MALELRLQLKLAQKLVMTPQLRQAIKLLQLNRLELSDALQAEIEQNPALEEDLSTPETIENPLSLSSTVEQTGEEGRELDVTEKVEISDKMGEVNWEDYANNFDSNFSFAHETPPADTPSQFEFISEKPGLMSYLQWQLAHCELDEKEMEIALFIIGNLNRYGFLEVDLDQIQAETGCDRDDAEYVLEVIQDLDPPGIAARDVSESLYLQLERMGKENSLAAEIVKNHLPLLVTRNFKAIARATGKKKPEISRAIDFITSELSPFPGLPYTNENTNYIVPDVYVRKIDGEYVIRLNDDDLPRLKLSSHYQELLENCKDLEKKSKNYISDKLKNADWFIKSLHQRQRTIYKVVESLLKFQRDFFEHGPHYLRPLILKDVADDIEMHESTISRVTSNKYVHTPQGIYELKYFFSTAIPRTGGDALAAESIKARIKKMIREEDKAKPLSDNAIAKKLAEQNIKIARRTVAKYRDQLKILPVKHRRHAK is encoded by the coding sequence ATGGCCCTCGAACTCAGACTCCAGCTCAAGCTGGCCCAGAAACTCGTAATGACGCCCCAGCTGCGTCAGGCCATCAAGCTCCTTCAGCTCAACAGGCTGGAACTCTCCGATGCTCTCCAGGCGGAAATTGAACAGAATCCGGCCCTGGAAGAGGATCTGTCCACCCCTGAAACCATCGAAAATCCATTGTCCCTCTCCTCAACCGTTGAACAGACCGGCGAAGAAGGCAGGGAGCTGGATGTCACGGAAAAAGTGGAAATATCCGATAAGATGGGTGAGGTAAATTGGGAAGATTACGCTAATAATTTTGATTCAAACTTCTCCTTTGCCCACGAAACACCCCCCGCCGATACCCCATCCCAATTCGAATTTATTTCCGAAAAACCGGGATTGATGTCCTACCTGCAATGGCAGCTTGCCCATTGCGAACTGGACGAAAAGGAGATGGAAATTGCCCTGTTCATCATCGGCAACCTCAACCGCTACGGTTTTCTGGAAGTCGACCTGGACCAGATACAGGCTGAAACCGGCTGCGACAGGGATGATGCTGAATATGTTCTTGAAGTGATTCAGGACCTTGATCCTCCGGGCATTGCAGCCAGGGACGTCAGTGAGTCACTCTACCTGCAGCTTGAGAGGATGGGTAAGGAAAACAGCCTGGCTGCCGAAATAGTAAAAAACCACCTGCCCCTTCTTGTTACCCGCAACTTCAAGGCAATTGCCAGAGCTACCGGAAAGAAGAAACCTGAAATCAGTCGGGCAATTGATTTTATTACTTCTGAACTCTCTCCTTTTCCGGGACTGCCCTACACCAACGAAAATACCAATTATATTGTCCCTGATGTCTACGTCCGCAAGATAGACGGCGAATATGTCATCCGCCTTAATGATGATGACCTGCCGAGACTGAAGCTCTCCTCCCATTACCAGGAGTTGCTGGAAAACTGCAAGGATCTGGAAAAAAAATCAAAGAACTATATCAGCGACAAGCTTAAAAATGCCGACTGGTTTATCAAGTCCCTGCACCAGCGGCAGCGCACCATATACAAGGTCGTGGAAAGCCTGTTGAAATTTCAGCGTGATTTTTTCGAACACGGCCCCCATTACCTGCGTCCCCTGATTTTAAAAGATGTGGCCGATGATATTGAAATGCACGAATCCACCATCAGCCGGGTCACCTCCAACAAATATGTCCATACACCCCAGGGCATTTACGAGCTGAAATACTTCTTCTCCACGGCCATTCCCCGCACTGGAGGAGATGCACTGGCCGCTGAATCGATCAAGGCGCGGATCAAGAAAATGATCAGGGAAGAGGACAAGGCCAAACCGCTCAGCGATAATGCCATTGCAAAAAAACTGGCTGAACAGAATATAAAAATTGCCAGAAGGACAGTCGCCAAGTACAGGGACCAGTTGAAAATCCTTCCGGTCAAACATCGCAGACACGCCAAATAA
- the lptB gene encoding LPS export ABC transporter ATP-binding protein, translating into MSLLETRNIVKRYGPRTVVDGVSLQVTTGVVVGLLGPNGAGKTTSFYSIAGFIRPNKGNILFDGEVITNLPIYKRALKGISYLAQEPSVFKKLTVEENVRIILEPLGLSKQEINARIDELMDDLGIEYLRHNKGHALSGGERRRVEIMRALSTRPKFILLDEPFAGIDPLAVNDLQKLIYNLKNKGLGILISDHNVRETLQVCDFAYIMNEGQILTSGVADDIIESEVARKMYLGENFHM; encoded by the coding sequence ATGTCATTGCTGGAAACCAGAAATATTGTAAAACGCTACGGTCCCCGCACGGTTGTAGACGGCGTCAGCCTCCAGGTCACAACAGGTGTGGTGGTCGGCCTGCTCGGTCCCAACGGTGCCGGAAAAACAACATCTTTTTATTCCATTGCCGGATTCATCCGCCCGAACAAGGGGAATATTCTTTTTGACGGTGAGGTGATCACCAATCTTCCCATCTATAAACGGGCTTTGAAAGGTATTTCCTATCTTGCCCAGGAGCCTTCTGTCTTTAAAAAGCTGACGGTGGAAGAAAATGTGCGGATAATTCTGGAGCCGCTGGGGCTGTCCAAACAGGAAATCAACGCAAGGATTGACGAGTTGATGGATGATCTCGGTATTGAATATCTCCGCCACAACAAGGGCCATGCCCTTTCCGGTGGAGAAAGAAGACGGGTGGAAATCATGCGGGCCCTGTCCACAAGGCCCAAATTCATCCTCCTGGACGAGCCCTTTGCCGGGATTGACCCCCTGGCCGTTAACGACCTGCAGAAACTGATTTACAACCTTAAGAACAAGGGACTTGGAATTCTTATCTCCGATCATAATGTCAGAGAAACTTTGCAGGTTTGTGACTTTGCCTATATTATGAATGAAGGACAGATACTCACCTCCGGTGTGGCGGACGATATTATTGAAAGTGAAGTCGCCCGCAAGATGTACCTGGGTGAAAATTTTCATATGTAA
- the lptA gene encoding lipopolysaccharide transport periplasmic protein LptA, whose amino-acid sequence MKIFFHSHIAVSLLAALILLFPVTVFSAKSPIHIEADHMTSTEKSNSVVFTGDVDAKQGDVRIRADKMTVYYTRADKKKKKNGPKMAQQVEKLICTGNVEVTRGDWLGTGKKMIYLSKERQVILVDNAKAWQGQNMVSGSKIIYYLDEGRSEVIGRVGTTVSKSGRKKKKSRVNMTIIQK is encoded by the coding sequence ATGAAGATCTTTTTTCATTCCCATATCGCAGTTTCACTGCTTGCAGCACTTATCCTGCTTTTTCCGGTCACCGTTTTTTCGGCAAAATCACCCATTCATATCGAAGCCGACCATATGACCTCAACGGAAAAAAGTAACTCCGTAGTCTTTACCGGCGATGTCGACGCAAAACAGGGTGATGTGCGCATCCGTGCGGACAAAATGACCGTCTATTACACCAGGGCGGACAAGAAAAAGAAAAAAAATGGCCCGAAAATGGCCCAGCAGGTTGAGAAACTGATCTGTACCGGAAATGTGGAGGTCACCAGGGGCGACTGGCTGGGTACCGGGAAAAAAATGATCTATCTTTCAAAGGAAAGACAGGTTATCCTTGTTGATAATGCCAAGGCCTGGCAGGGACAGAACATGGTCAGCGGCAGCAAGATCATTTACTATCTGGACGAAGGTCGCTCCGAGGTTATAGGCAGGGTGGGAACAACTGTTTCCAAGTCCGGCAGAAAGAAAAAGAAATCACGGGTCAATATGACCATTATTCAAAAATAA
- the argB gene encoding acetylglutamate kinase, with protein sequence MKIVEKNIEKAKVLIDSLPYMQEFRHKTIVIKYGGHAMVDEHLKKQFALDVILLKQVGINPIIVHGGGPQINRLLDRLGIKPSYVQGMRVTDGEVMDVVEMVLVGKVNKEIVGLINHCGGKAVGLSGRDGDLVCARKLRVSSRPESAETGVNPPELIDLGRVGEVTAVNPGVLASLSSNDFIPVIAPVGVGEDGRAFNINADLVAGAIAGELAAEKLILLTDVPGVNDRDGRLITTLPHGELEQLIDDGTVAGGMIPKVRCCVDALSHGVSKTYIVDGRVEHSILLEMFTPEGVGTEIY encoded by the coding sequence ATGAAAATTGTAGAAAAAAATATTGAAAAAGCCAAGGTACTGATTGATTCCTTACCTTACATGCAGGAGTTCAGGCATAAGACCATCGTCATCAAATATGGTGGTCATGCCATGGTTGACGAGCACCTGAAGAAACAGTTTGCCCTTGATGTTATTCTTCTCAAACAGGTAGGTATTAATCCGATTATTGTCCATGGGGGCGGTCCCCAGATCAACAGGTTACTGGACCGGCTGGGGATAAAACCCAGTTATGTGCAGGGAATGCGTGTCACCGATGGAGAGGTGATGGATGTGGTGGAGATGGTGCTTGTGGGCAAGGTGAACAAGGAAATTGTCGGTTTGATTAACCATTGCGGCGGCAAGGCCGTGGGGCTCTCCGGTAGGGATGGGGATCTTGTCTGTGCCCGCAAACTGCGGGTGAGCTCCAGGCCGGAAAGTGCGGAAACAGGTGTTAATCCTCCGGAATTGATCGATCTTGGTCGGGTAGGTGAGGTGACTGCCGTGAATCCGGGCGTTTTGGCAAGTCTCAGCAGCAATGATTTTATTCCTGTGATTGCCCCGGTTGGGGTGGGGGAGGACGGCCGTGCCTTTAATATCAACGCTGACCTGGTTGCCGGGGCCATTGCCGGAGAACTGGCCGCGGAAAAACTGATCCTGCTCACCGATGTGCCCGGTGTGAATGATCGTGATGGCCGACTGATTACAACCCTGCCCCATGGCGAACTGGAACAGTTGATTGATGACGGGACGGTAGCGGGGGGGATGATTCCCAAGGTCCGCTGTTGCGTGGACGCACTCAGCCACGGAGTTTCAAAAACATATATTGTTGATGGCAGGGTGGAGCATTCGATTCTGCTGGAGATGTTTACGCCGGAAGGCGTCGGTACGGAGATATACTGA
- a CDS encoding aspartate aminotransferase family protein, with amino-acid sequence MKMTEIGNAELKKRADAVFIGNYARYPAAMVRGEGCRLVDGDGREYLDFLAGIAVCSLGHCHPKVTEAVREQAGLLVHVSNLYYTEPMTRLAELLVANSFAEKVFMANSGAEANEAAIKLARINGGQGKFEIISLTGSFHGRTLATVAATGQPKFHEGFEPMPAGFLHAPFGDLEAIEKLVTDRTCAILCEPLQGEGGVRPLEKEYLQGIRKLCDEKNLLLIFDEIQTGMGRTGTLFAYEQLGVIPDIMTLAKGLGNGLPIGAMLTSTQLAAAFVPGTHASTFGGNPVASAAAVAVLGVMLEDGFLPGVRERSLYFRGELEKLAERYPTIISRIRGLGMILGAVLTDTAVAMGTDIVNAMFEKGFLMNFAGNVALRFVPPLVVTMAEIDELISALDGVLAEVNV; translated from the coding sequence ATGAAAATGACAGAGATTGGTAATGCGGAACTGAAGAAAAGAGCGGATGCTGTTTTTATCGGCAATTATGCCAGGTATCCTGCGGCCATGGTACGTGGAGAAGGGTGTCGACTTGTTGATGGCGACGGGCGGGAATATCTTGATTTTCTGGCTGGCATTGCAGTCTGTTCCCTGGGCCATTGTCATCCAAAAGTGACTGAAGCGGTTCGCGAACAGGCCGGACTCCTTGTCCATGTCTCCAACCTTTATTATACAGAGCCCATGACCCGTCTGGCGGAGCTTCTTGTTGCCAATTCCTTTGCTGAAAAAGTCTTTATGGCCAACAGTGGCGCCGAAGCAAATGAGGCAGCCATCAAGCTTGCCCGGATCAACGGTGGTCAGGGGAAATTTGAGATTATCAGCCTTACCGGTTCCTTTCACGGCCGAACCCTGGCGACGGTGGCTGCCACGGGGCAGCCTAAATTCCATGAAGGGTTTGAACCCATGCCCGCAGGATTTCTCCATGCTCCTTTTGGGGACTTGGAGGCCATTGAGAAGTTGGTAACAGACAGGACCTGTGCTATTCTCTGTGAACCACTGCAGGGAGAAGGTGGGGTGAGACCTCTTGAAAAGGAGTATCTGCAGGGAATCAGAAAATTGTGTGATGAAAAGAACCTCCTGCTCATCTTTGATGAAATCCAGACCGGTATGGGCCGGACCGGAACGCTGTTTGCCTATGAGCAACTGGGAGTGATTCCAGATATCATGACCCTGGCCAAGGGGCTGGGTAACGGGCTGCCCATCGGGGCCATGTTGACTTCGACTCAGCTTGCCGCTGCTTTTGTCCCGGGAACCCATGCTTCCACCTTTGGCGGTAATCCTGTTGCCAGCGCGGCTGCAGTTGCGGTGTTGGGCGTGATGCTGGAGGATGGGTTTCTTCCGGGTGTCAGGGAGAGAAGTCTTTATTTCAGAGGGGAACTGGAAAAGCTGGCAGAACGTTATCCCACCATTATCAGCAGGATCCGGGGGCTTGGTATGATTCTCGGGGCTGTTCTGACTGATACGGCTGTTGCCATGGGAACGGATATTGTTAACGCCATGTTTGAAAAAGGATTTCTGATGAATTTTGCCGGCAATGTCGCTTTACGGTTTGTCCCGCCTCTGGTCGTCACAATGGCGGAAATTGATGAACTGATTTCGGCACTCGATGGGGTTTTGGCAGAAGTAAACGTGTAA
- the argF gene encoding ornithine carbamoyltransferase — MPKHLRSLQEFTGDELLSLVRRAIEMKQERSEGVAHNQLAGKTVGLIFEKPSTRTRVSFESAMYGLGGQVIFLSGRDTQLARSEPLKDMSRVMSRYVDGMVVRTFGQNVVDELADYASVPVINALTDLHHPCQILSDIMTVVEEKGRIEDLHIVWLGDGNNMANSWIQAAAKIGFRLTLACPDKYGPDDNILALGQTEATKPITLINDPVEAVQTADVINVDVWASMGMENEQEERLKVFSPYQLNTALLDRAPAGAIVLHCLPAHREEEITDEVLESSRCVAFDQAENKMHIHKAILEKFLA, encoded by the coding sequence GTGCCAAAGCATTTACGATCATTACAGGAATTTACAGGAGACGAGCTGCTCAGTCTGGTCCGGCGGGCCATTGAAATGAAGCAGGAGCGGAGTGAAGGTGTTGCCCATAACCAGCTGGCCGGAAAGACGGTTGGTCTTATTTTTGAAAAACCCTCAACCAGAACCCGCGTCTCCTTCGAATCTGCCATGTACGGTCTGGGCGGTCAGGTGATTTTTCTTTCAGGCCGGGATACCCAGCTTGCCAGGTCAGAACCGTTGAAGGATATGTCCAGGGTCATGTCCCGTTATGTGGACGGCATGGTGGTCAGAACCTTTGGCCAGAACGTGGTGGATGAGCTGGCGGATTATGCGTCCGTTCCGGTGATAAACGCGCTCACAGACCTGCATCACCCCTGTCAGATTCTGAGTGATATCATGACGGTTGTTGAAGAGAAGGGTAGAATTGAAGACCTCCATATCGTCTGGCTGGGAGACGGCAACAATATGGCCAATTCCTGGATCCAGGCGGCGGCGAAGATCGGTTTCAGGCTGACTCTTGCCTGTCCGGATAAATACGGGCCGGATGATAACATCCTGGCGCTGGGCCAGACCGAGGCGACAAAACCGATTACCCTGATAAATGATCCTGTGGAGGCGGTACAGACAGCGGATGTGATCAATGTGGATGTCTGGGCGTCGATGGGAATGGAGAATGAGCAGGAGGAGAGGTTGAAGGTTTTTTCCCCCTACCAGTTGAATACAGCCCTTCTTGACAGGGCACCGGCCGGGGCCATTGTGCTTCACTGTCTGCCCGCCCACAGGGAAGAGGAAATAACGGACGAAGTTCTGGAGTCAAGCCGTTGTGTCGCCTTTGACCAGGCGGAAAACAAAATGCACATACATAAGGCGATTCTGGAGAAATTTCTTGCCTGA
- a CDS encoding argininosuccinate synthase, with protein MGVKKIVLAYSGGLDTSVILKWLAEEYNCPVIAYAADIGQKEDWDAVREKGIATGAEKVIISDLQKEFVEDYIFPAFRANAIYEGTYLLGTSLARPIIAKEQIRIAKEEGADAVSHGATGKGNDQVRFELAYIGIDPTLKIIAPWRTWDLNSRQKLVEFAKNHEIPVPVTKEKPYSSDENLLHISFEGGMLEDPWTEPDEGMYQLTVSPEAAPDKPTYVEIEFSNGDPIGLDGEKMDPLPLFLRLNELAGTNGIGRLDLVENRFVGMKSRGVYETPGGTLLRAAHMALETITMDREVMRIRDSLVQRYADLVYNGFWFSPERELLQTTMDASQKTVNGVVRMKLYKGNCTAVGRKSVQSLYQENFATFEEDDVYDQSDATGFIRLNGLRLKINALQKSGLEGRIANYYD; from the coding sequence ATGGGTGTTAAAAAAATAGTGCTTGCCTATTCAGGCGGTCTGGATACATCGGTAATATTAAAATGGCTGGCCGAGGAATATAACTGCCCTGTCATAGCCTATGCCGCCGATATCGGTCAGAAAGAGGACTGGGATGCTGTTCGGGAAAAGGGAATAGCTACCGGTGCGGAGAAGGTTATTATCTCCGATCTGCAGAAAGAGTTCGTGGAGGATTATATTTTTCCTGCCTTTCGCGCCAACGCAATCTACGAGGGGACCTACCTTCTCGGCACATCCCTGGCCCGTCCAATTATCGCCAAAGAACAGATCAGAATAGCAAAGGAGGAGGGCGCTGATGCCGTCAGCCATGGGGCTACCGGAAAGGGAAATGATCAGGTTCGCTTTGAGTTGGCTTATATCGGTATTGATCCTACCCTGAAGATTATTGCACCGTGGCGGACCTGGGATCTCAATTCCCGGCAGAAGCTGGTGGAATTCGCCAAAAACCACGAAATCCCGGTACCGGTCACCAAGGAAAAGCCATACAGTTCCGATGAAAACCTGCTCCATATCAGTTTTGAAGGTGGGATGCTGGAAGATCCCTGGACAGAGCCCGACGAGGGAATGTACCAGCTGACCGTTTCCCCGGAGGCGGCTCCGGATAAACCGACCTACGTGGAGATTGAATTCAGCAATGGTGATCCCATCGGTCTGGACGGAGAAAAAATGGATCCTCTGCCACTCTTTCTGCGTCTCAATGAGCTGGCGGGAACCAATGGCATCGGGCGTCTTGACCTGGTGGAAAACCGCTTTGTCGGCATGAAGTCCCGTGGGGTGTATGAAACTCCCGGCGGCACCCTGCTGCGTGCTGCACATATGGCCCTGGAAACAATCACCATGGATCGCGAGGTTATGCGCATCCGTGATTCCCTGGTACAGCGTTACGCGGACCTGGTCTACAATGGTTTCTGGTTCTCTCCGGAAAGGGAGCTGCTGCAGACCACAATGGATGCCAGCCAGAAAACGGTGAACGGCGTTGTCCGGATGAAACTCTACAAGGGTAATTGTACGGCGGTGGGTAGAAAATCAGTTCAATCCCTCTACCAGGAGAACTTTGCCACCTTTGAAGAGGATGATGTTTACGATCAGTCCGATGCGACCGGATTTATCCGTCTGAACGGACTGCGCCTGAAAATCAACGCTTTGCAGAAGAGCGGTCTGGAAGGAAGAATTGCCAACTATTATGACTGA
- the argH gene encoding argininosuccinate lyase produces MTDSKKQPGSSEKLWGGRFAEKTAASVEDFTASIQYDSRLYKYDIAGSRAHAAMLASQGILSRDELEAIDSGLVEIGREIEAGTFRFKAELEDIHMNIEKALVDRIGPAGAKLHSGRSRNDQIALDFKLYLRDQCDLLMELLKGVNRGFVRLARGYLGAVMPGYTHMQRAQPVLVSHHMLAYFEMFSRDHSRLEDCRRRLNLSPLGCAAMAGTGLPIDREQVAENLGFDGVTANSMDSSGDRDFAIEFTSCCAMIQLHLSRLSEELVLWSSQEFSFVEISDKFCTGSSIMPQKKNPDIPELIRGKSGRVVGSLMSLLTLVKGLPLTYNRDLQEDKEPVFDVVDTVSASLSIMAELLENLEFNTATMEEATKTGFITATDLADYLVLKDVPFREAHGIVGRAVAYCLDKGCELEDLSVDELTRFSDVIAKDVFEVLSVRGSVDSRISTGGTARVRVEEAVAQAEKQLGIAQ; encoded by the coding sequence ATGACTGATTCAAAAAAGCAGCCAGGATCTTCAGAAAAATTATGGGGCGGGCGTTTTGCGGAAAAAACCGCCGCTTCGGTGGAGGATTTTACCGCCTCGATCCAGTACGATTCCCGGCTGTATAAATATGATATTGCCGGTTCAAGGGCCCATGCCGCCATGCTGGCAAGCCAGGGAATTCTCTCAAGGGATGAATTGGAAGCCATTGATTCCGGCCTGGTGGAGATTGGTCGGGAAATAGAGGCGGGAACATTCCGATTTAAGGCAGAGTTGGAAGATATTCATATGAATATCGAAAAAGCTCTGGTTGACCGCATCGGTCCGGCCGGGGCAAAACTGCACAGTGGTCGCAGCAGAAATGACCAGATCGCCCTTGATTTCAAACTCTATCTCCGTGATCAGTGTGATCTGCTCATGGAGCTTCTGAAGGGAGTCAACAGGGGCTTTGTCAGGCTGGCCCGCGGCTACCTTGGTGCGGTCATGCCCGGTTACACGCATATGCAGCGGGCCCAGCCCGTTCTGGTTTCCCATCATATGCTTGCCTATTTCGAGATGTTCTCCCGGGATCATTCCCGATTAGAGGATTGCCGCAGGCGGCTGAATCTCTCTCCCCTGGGGTGCGCGGCCATGGCCGGAACCGGTCTGCCAATTGACCGGGAGCAGGTGGCGGAGAATCTGGGATTTGACGGGGTTACCGCCAATTCCATGGACAGTTCCGGTGACAGGGATTTTGCCATAGAGTTTACCTCATGCTGTGCCATGATTCAGCTCCATCTCTCCAGGCTGTCAGAAGAACTTGTCCTCTGGTCAAGTCAGGAGTTTTCCTTTGTGGAAATATCTGATAAGTTCTGTACAGGTTCATCAATCATGCCGCAGAAGAAAAATCCGGACATCCCGGAGCTGATCCGCGGCAAGAGTGGCAGGGTTGTCGGCAGCCTCATGAGCCTGCTGACCCTGGTCAAGGGGTTGCCCCTCACCTACAACCGGGATCTGCAGGAGGATAAGGAACCTGTTTTTGATGTGGTGGATACGGTGTCTGCTTCCCTATCCATCATGGCTGAACTGTTGGAAAATCTCGAATTCAATACAGCCACCATGGAAGAGGCAACGAAAACCGGCTTTATTACGGCAACGGATCTTGCTGATTATCTGGTGTTGAAAGATGTTCCCTTTAGGGAGGCTCATGGCATTGTTGGCAGGGCTGTTGCCTACTGCCTGGATAAAGGCTGTGAACTGGAAGATCTGAGCGTAGATGAGCTGACCCGTTTTTCTGATGTTATTGCAAAAGATGTTTTTGAAGTGCTCAGTGTGAGAGGATCCGTGGACAGTCGGATATCAACGGGTGGAACAGCCCGGGTACGGGTGGAAGAGGCTGTTGCCCAAGCCGAAAAACAATTAGGGATAGCACAATGA
- a CDS encoding fibronectin type III domain-containing protein, with protein MTSRFRLKIAGFLGMAVLLLTAGCGYKNNPVPPESVVPQPIGDLRYTVGGQGVVLNWSYPVETIKGSTIDTIDSFELFRAEIPLDDYCGNCPVPFAEPLELPGGPPIDGKVRRSGSYTDSMLKSGYKYFYKIRTRTNWWASSDDSNIVSFTWFEPAASPQNLAVIPGDREITLNWQQVKTRADGQSLTMAVQYQVLRSVGGKGFEKLGDPVGTTRYVDRQVRNGQKYFYKVQSLLVHGKELVEGEISREIAAVPVDRTPPLPPSGVTAVWTSGGVKIFWDKNEDSDLGGYRVYRRTADSDSYELLGDVDPVYTLFVDASAQDTIRYYWAVTAIDKAKPVNESDKSREATIRY; from the coding sequence ATGACAAGTAGATTCAGGCTGAAGATTGCGGGATTCCTGGGTATGGCGGTTCTTTTGTTAACGGCCGGGTGTGGTTACAAGAATAACCCGGTTCCACCGGAGAGTGTTGTACCACAGCCGATTGGAGATCTGCGTTACACGGTTGGTGGACAGGGAGTTGTACTGAACTGGTCCTATCCCGTTGAGACGATAAAAGGTTCGACAATTGATACCATCGATTCCTTTGAGCTGTTCCGGGCCGAAATTCCCCTGGACGATTATTGTGGTAATTGTCCGGTGCCTTTTGCCGAACCTCTTGAACTTCCCGGTGGTCCGCCCATCGATGGGAAGGTAAGACGAAGCGGTTCCTATACTGATTCCATGTTGAAGTCGGGCTATAAATATTTTTACAAGATTCGAACCCGTACCAACTGGTGGGCCTCAAGTGATGATTCGAATATTGTTTCTTTCACCTGGTTTGAACCGGCAGCCTCCCCACAGAATCTGGCTGTGATTCCGGGGGATCGAGAAATTACTCTTAACTGGCAACAGGTGAAAACCCGCGCAGACGGACAATCCCTGACAATGGCTGTACAATATCAGGTTCTTCGTTCCGTGGGCGGCAAAGGGTTTGAAAAACTGGGTGATCCGGTGGGGACAACCCGTTATGTCGACCGCCAGGTCCGTAACGGACAGAAATATTTTTACAAGGTGCAGAGTCTGCTGGTCCATGGAAAAGAGTTGGTCGAAGGTGAGATAAGCCGGGAAATAGCCGCTGTACCCGTGGACAGAACGCCGCCTCTACCGCCTTCTGGTGTGACTGCTGTCTGGACTTCGGGTGGTGTCAAGATATTCTGGGATAAGAACGAGGACAGTGATCTCGGCGGTTACAGGGTCTATCGTCGCACAGCGGACAGTGATTCCTACGAGCTGCTGGGGGATGTGGACCCCGTGTACACTCTATTTGTTGACGCAAGTGCGCAAGATACTATAAGGTACTACTGGGCTGTCACTGCCATTGACAAGGCAAAACCCGTGAACGAAAGCGATAAATCGCGGGAGGCGACCATACGGTATTAA